One genomic segment of Hydrocarboniclastica marina includes these proteins:
- a CDS encoding ABC transporter ATP-binding protein — protein sequence MLQIRDLHAYYGKSHVLRGVNMDVRAGEIVSLLGRNGVGRSTLCKAVMGLVPPKGDIRMEGKQLAGLSAHQVAHAGVGYVPEDRAIFPGLTVAQNLELGMKRRGQTGTQWTLEAVYKRFPRLREREHTPAEVLSGGEQQMLSMFRTLMGDPRCIMVDEPTEGLAPKVVADVAAILEEIAAAGIAVLLVEQKLSIALQISHRVYVMGEGKIVFDGTPDSLQANPEIRKEWLEV from the coding sequence ATGCTGCAGATACGGGACTTACACGCCTACTACGGCAAGAGCCATGTATTGCGCGGTGTGAATATGGACGTCAGGGCGGGCGAGATCGTCAGCCTTCTGGGCCGCAACGGCGTAGGACGCTCCACCTTGTGCAAGGCCGTGATGGGTCTGGTTCCGCCCAAGGGCGACATCCGCATGGAGGGCAAACAGCTCGCGGGCCTGTCCGCGCATCAGGTCGCCCACGCCGGGGTAGGCTATGTGCCGGAGGATCGGGCGATTTTCCCCGGCCTGACCGTGGCACAAAACCTCGAGCTGGGCATGAAACGCCGAGGCCAGACTGGCACCCAGTGGACACTCGAGGCCGTCTACAAACGCTTCCCCCGGCTGCGCGAGCGGGAACACACCCCTGCCGAGGTGCTGTCCGGCGGCGAGCAGCAGATGCTGAGCATGTTCCGCACCCTCATGGGCGACCCCAGGTGCATCATGGTGGACGAGCCCACCGAGGGCCTCGCACCCAAAGTCGTCGCTGACGTTGCCGCCATCCTCGAGGAAATCGCCGCAGCTGGCATCGCCGTGCTCCTGGTGGAACAGAAGCTCAGTATTGCTTTGCAGATATCGCATCGGGTCTATGTCATGGGCGAGGGCAAAATCGTCTTTGACGGGACTCCGGATTCGTTGCAGGCCAACCCCGAAATCCGCAAGGAATGGTTGGAGGTCTGA
- a CDS encoding ATP-grasp domain-containing protein: protein MKRRIFIPALEEQQRAELATLRHAEEFDFYSLLTVERLVESESFSFDALLEEARQELKKTTGPDGSVDAIIAHWDFPTSVLVPILCREHNIPAPSLESVLKCEHKYWSRVEQRKAIPEFVPDFCSVDPFAADPLSQVTLDYPFWLKPVKAFSSQLGFKIENAEQFQAAIEETREKIRHFGDPFNEALAHAELPPEIQKADGNTCIAEQIISGVQGAPEGTVFRGEFNVHGLFDQPKDEGEALYDRLEYPSNMPEHVQRRMIDASKRFLKHIGYDNGCFNAEFMWNEETDELWLVEFNTRISQSHSEMFIMVDGMSNHEVALDIALGERPSMPYRQGQVTVAAKCMIPHEHEDGIVTRVPSQQELDDLCERFPGTKVRLDIEPGMKLSDLPNQDSFSYHIGTIYLGGRSHEEIKERYQACLEALHFEFDPVVRKTA from the coding sequence ATGAAACGACGTATTTTTATCCCGGCCCTGGAAGAACAGCAGCGTGCCGAACTTGCGACCCTACGCCATGCCGAGGAATTCGATTTCTACAGTCTTCTCACTGTAGAGCGGCTGGTAGAGTCCGAGTCATTCTCTTTTGATGCCCTGTTGGAAGAAGCCCGCCAGGAGCTGAAAAAAACCACGGGCCCGGACGGTAGCGTTGACGCCATTATCGCCCACTGGGACTTTCCCACCAGCGTACTGGTGCCAATCCTCTGCAGGGAACACAACATCCCCGCGCCATCTCTGGAAAGCGTGCTCAAGTGCGAGCACAAGTACTGGAGCCGTGTAGAGCAGCGCAAAGCGATCCCCGAATTCGTCCCAGACTTCTGCTCGGTGGATCCCTTCGCGGCAGATCCGTTATCCCAGGTCACTCTCGACTACCCTTTCTGGCTCAAACCAGTCAAAGCGTTTTCATCCCAGCTCGGTTTCAAAATCGAGAATGCCGAGCAGTTCCAGGCGGCGATCGAGGAAACCCGGGAGAAAATCCGCCACTTTGGCGACCCCTTCAATGAAGCCCTGGCCCATGCCGAACTGCCGCCTGAGATCCAGAAGGCCGACGGCAACACCTGTATCGCCGAGCAGATTATCTCGGGCGTTCAGGGTGCGCCAGAGGGCACAGTGTTTCGTGGGGAGTTCAACGTGCATGGACTGTTCGACCAGCCCAAGGACGAAGGGGAAGCGCTCTATGACCGGCTGGAGTATCCGTCCAACATGCCTGAGCACGTACAGCGCCGGATGATCGACGCCTCCAAACGCTTCCTCAAGCACATCGGCTACGACAACGGCTGTTTCAACGCCGAGTTCATGTGGAACGAGGAGACCGACGAGCTGTGGCTGGTGGAATTCAACACCCGCATTTCACAGTCCCATAGCGAAATGTTCATCATGGTCGATGGCATGTCGAACCACGAGGTCGCGCTCGATATCGCACTCGGGGAAAGGCCGTCCATGCCCTACCGCCAGGGGCAGGTCACGGTTGCGGCAAAATGCATGATTCCCCATGAGCATGAGGACGGTATCGTCACCCGGGTGCCGAGCCAGCAAGAGCTGGACGACCTCTGTGAACGCTTTCCGGGCACTAAAGTGCGCCTGGATATCGAGCCCGGCATGAAACTGAGCGATTTACCCAACCAGGATAGCTTCAGTTATCACATCGGCACGATCTACCTGGGCGGGCGCAGCCACGAGGAAATCAAGGAGCGTTACCAGGCCTGCCTTGAGGCGCTCCACTTTGAGTTTGACCCCGTGGTCAGGAAGACAGCCTGA
- a CDS encoding YicC/YloC family endoribonuclease: MIKSMTAFARRDTSGPWGTLSCEIRSVNHRYLEAQFRLPEAIRETEGSLRDKTRSTLARGKVDVGMRLELAEAGSDQFHVNMETATALNETINNINRLLDNPAHINALDILRWPGVLTQAQPELEPVQAAARQLFEQTLATLVESRTAEGEKIEPMLTDRLDAIDQHITDLRQRLPEVLARQQEQLQQRLEQLRIEVDQERLAQEMALLAQKSDVAEELDRLGAHVAEVRSVLGRNEAVGRRLDFLMQELNREANTLGSKSVDAGVTRASVELKVLIEQMREQVQNVE; the protein is encoded by the coding sequence ATGATTAAAAGCATGACTGCCTTTGCCCGCCGTGACACCTCCGGCCCATGGGGAACACTCAGCTGCGAGATCCGCAGCGTCAACCACCGCTACCTGGAAGCCCAGTTCCGACTGCCTGAAGCCATCCGCGAGACCGAAGGCAGCCTGCGGGACAAAACAAGGTCGACCCTGGCACGGGGCAAAGTCGATGTGGGCATGCGATTGGAGCTGGCCGAAGCCGGCAGCGACCAGTTCCACGTCAACATGGAAACGGCCACGGCGCTCAACGAAACCATAAACAATATTAACCGCCTGCTGGACAATCCCGCCCACATCAATGCGCTCGACATCCTGCGCTGGCCCGGCGTCCTGACTCAGGCGCAGCCGGAGCTGGAGCCGGTCCAGGCGGCCGCCCGGCAACTCTTCGAGCAGACCCTCGCCACGCTGGTGGAGTCCCGCACAGCAGAAGGCGAGAAGATCGAGCCCATGCTCACCGACCGACTGGATGCCATCGACCAACACATCACGGACCTGCGCCAGCGCCTGCCTGAAGTTCTGGCAAGGCAGCAGGAGCAACTGCAGCAGCGACTGGAACAGCTTCGTATTGAGGTTGACCAGGAACGCCTGGCCCAGGAAATGGCCCTGCTGGCCCAGAAGTCAGACGTGGCGGAAGAGCTGGACCGGCTGGGGGCGCACGTGGCTGAAGTGCGCAGTGTGCTGGGCCGGAACGAGGCCGTGGGGCGGCGACTGGATTTCCTGATGCAGGAGCTTAATCGGGAGGCTAATACGCTGGGGAGTAAGTCTGTGGACGCCGGTGTTACGCGGGCGTCAGTAGAGCTGAAGGTACTGATCGAGCAGATGCGGGAGCAGGTACAGAACGTGGAGTAG
- the pyrE gene encoding orotate phosphoribosyltransferase, giving the protein MHDYQLEFIRFAIERKVLRFGEFTLKSGRVSPYFFNAGLFNTGADLDRLGRFYAAALEQSHLSYDVLFGPAYKGIPLAAATAISLSRDYSLDAPYAFNRKEAKSHGEGGSIVGTPLQGRVLIIDDVITAGTAIRESVEIITAAGATPAGVLIALDRQERGQGALSAIQEVESALSVPVVSIINLAQILEYLKQTPEFTAQAARVAAYRERYGI; this is encoded by the coding sequence ATGCACGACTATCAGCTTGAGTTTATCCGCTTCGCTATTGAGCGAAAGGTACTGCGGTTCGGCGAATTCACCCTCAAATCCGGCCGGGTCAGCCCCTATTTTTTTAACGCGGGCCTGTTTAATACCGGCGCCGACCTGGACCGCCTGGGCCGCTTCTATGCTGCAGCACTAGAGCAGAGCCACCTAAGCTACGACGTTCTTTTTGGTCCCGCCTATAAGGGTATTCCGTTGGCCGCCGCCACTGCTATTTCCCTTTCCCGGGACTATAGTCTGGATGCGCCCTATGCGTTTAACCGTAAGGAAGCCAAATCCCACGGCGAAGGCGGCAGCATCGTGGGCACGCCGTTACAGGGGCGCGTGCTGATTATCGATGACGTCATAACAGCGGGCACGGCTATCCGCGAATCGGTGGAAATCATTACTGCTGCCGGAGCAACCCCTGCCGGGGTTCTGATTGCACTGGATCGGCAGGAGCGCGGCCAGGGTGCCCTCTCAGCGATTCAGGAAGTCGAATCTGCCCTGTCTGTACCGGTAGTCAGCATAATCAATCTGGCTCAAATTCTTGAATACCTCAAGCAAACACCGGAATTTACCGCTCAGGCAGCCCGTGTGGCCGCTTACCGGGAACGCTACGGCATATAA
- the rph gene encoding ribonuclease PH, which translates to MRPSGRQPDQTRAITLTRQYTKHAEGSVLVEFGDTKVICTASVENGVPRFLKGQGKGWITAEYGMLPRSTGSRMGREAARGKQGGRTVEIQRLIGRSLRAAVDMEALGEHTIVIDCDVIQADGGTRTAAITGGCLALADALETLVQNKRLARSPLKQWVAAVSVGVYQGTPVLDLDYDEDSQAETDMNVVMTDKGGFIELQGTAEAAPFDQAELNEMLTLAKHGLEQLFALQKAALEG; encoded by the coding sequence ATGAGACCAAGTGGCCGCCAGCCTGACCAGACCCGCGCCATCACCCTCACCCGCCAGTACACAAAGCATGCCGAGGGCTCGGTACTGGTAGAGTTTGGCGACACCAAGGTGATCTGCACCGCCAGCGTTGAGAACGGCGTACCGCGCTTTCTGAAAGGCCAGGGCAAGGGTTGGATAACCGCAGAGTACGGCATGCTGCCGCGCTCCACGGGCAGCCGCATGGGCCGCGAAGCCGCCCGTGGCAAGCAGGGCGGAAGAACAGTTGAGATTCAGCGCCTGATTGGCCGGTCATTGCGCGCGGCCGTAGACATGGAAGCGCTTGGTGAACACACCATCGTCATCGACTGCGACGTGATCCAGGCCGACGGCGGCACCCGCACCGCAGCTATCACCGGTGGCTGTCTGGCCCTGGCGGATGCCCTGGAAACGCTGGTGCAGAACAAGCGCCTGGCCCGCAGCCCACTCAAGCAATGGGTTGCCGCGGTCTCCGTAGGCGTTTATCAGGGAACGCCGGTGCTGGATCTGGACTACGACGAGGATTCCCAGGCGGAAACCGACATGAACGTGGTCATGACCGACAAGGGCGGCTTTATCGAACTGCAGGGTACTGCGGAGGCTGCGCCCTTTGATCAGGCGGAACTGAATGAAATGCTGACACTGGCCAAGCATGGGCTTGAGCAGCTGTTCGCGTTGCAGAAGGCGGCGCTTGAGGGTTAG
- a CDS encoding methyl-accepting chemotaxis protein produces the protein MIFDKMTLKSQFVFVVALPCLALLLVSWAGLAGLSTMHAQAERLAENTSAPLRAMAEVNSRIPRMRVGIDMILLQAVPALQDAKGVTTRISETRAEDIPEMDAALQEALDAQVNPEIRAQVQDLIEVFAEVKRNELQPMLRAMESGEMNTAYRIYQNDYAKSYGAMRKAVNKILDDLLAQGVASHQASEQSYQASLNNMVGLIVAALLASVVLAFLCLRRLNRRVERLQQHISSASKTLDLGTTVELNGRDELSNIATQFNHFTGQIRSAIEAVAENSRELADTANTVAQKAKSTNSNCLHEQARSEQIAAAISEMGSTVESIAGNASEAAEAAKEADSQAHQVAKLVELARQGVVTLSDEIDQVSLDVTSLAGQTDSIGSILDTIRGISEQTNLLALNAAIEAARAGEQGRGFAVVADEVRNLASRSASSTDEIQKMIDNLQEQSARTVAAIKRGQSQSTTVVNQTNDANSALQQITSHIGQISDMNIQVATATEEQATVVSDISENIHDINRLTGETTQIADQLMGSSGQLQKLSQTLDGLVSQFRLR, from the coding sequence TTGATTTTCGATAAGATGACGCTCAAATCGCAATTTGTGTTCGTTGTGGCCTTACCGTGTCTGGCGTTGCTGCTGGTCAGCTGGGCCGGGCTGGCGGGGTTGTCCACGATGCACGCGCAAGCGGAACGCTTGGCCGAGAACACTAGTGCGCCCTTGCGGGCGATGGCGGAGGTCAACTCACGCATACCGCGCATGCGCGTGGGTATCGATATGATTCTGCTGCAGGCTGTGCCCGCTTTACAGGATGCGAAAGGTGTTACCACGCGTATAAGCGAAACCCGGGCTGAGGATATCCCGGAGATGGATGCCGCGCTGCAGGAGGCGCTGGATGCCCAGGTTAATCCCGAGATCCGGGCCCAGGTTCAGGATCTGATCGAGGTGTTTGCCGAGGTCAAACGCAACGAGCTGCAGCCCATGCTCCGGGCCATGGAATCCGGCGAGATGAACACCGCGTATCGCATCTACCAGAACGACTACGCGAAAAGCTATGGCGCCATGCGCAAGGCGGTCAACAAGATCCTGGACGATTTGCTGGCCCAAGGGGTTGCAAGCCATCAAGCGAGTGAGCAGTCCTATCAGGCCAGTCTTAATAACATGGTCGGGTTGATCGTGGCCGCCCTGTTGGCGTCCGTGGTGCTGGCGTTCCTTTGTCTGCGCCGCCTCAATCGGCGGGTGGAAAGGCTGCAGCAGCACATCAGTTCGGCTAGCAAAACGCTGGATCTGGGCACGACAGTCGAACTCAATGGGCGCGATGAGCTGAGTAATATCGCCACCCAGTTTAACCACTTCACGGGGCAGATCCGTTCGGCGATTGAAGCGGTGGCGGAAAACTCCCGGGAACTGGCAGATACAGCCAACACAGTCGCCCAGAAGGCCAAGTCCACCAATAGCAACTGCCTGCATGAGCAGGCGCGCTCGGAGCAGATCGCCGCGGCGATTTCCGAAATGGGATCGACTGTCGAGAGCATTGCCGGTAATGCCTCAGAGGCCGCGGAAGCCGCCAAGGAAGCAGACTCCCAGGCGCATCAGGTCGCGAAACTGGTTGAGCTGGCCCGACAGGGCGTGGTGACTTTGTCCGACGAGATTGATCAGGTCAGCCTTGATGTTACGTCCCTGGCCGGACAGACGGATTCCATCGGCAGCATCCTGGATACCATTCGTGGCATCTCTGAGCAGACCAACCTGCTGGCATTGAACGCCGCTATTGAGGCTGCTCGCGCAGGCGAGCAGGGGAGAGGGTTTGCGGTGGTAGCCGATGAGGTGCGCAACCTCGCCAGTCGCTCGGCCAGTTCCACGGACGAGATCCAGAAAATGATCGACAACCTGCAGGAACAGTCAGCCAGGACGGTTGCCGCCATCAAGCGGGGACAGTCCCAGAGCACTACCGTGGTCAACCAGACGAATGACGCCAACAGCGCGCTGCAACAGATTACGTCGCACATCGGCCAGATCAGCGATATGAACATTCAGGTAGCGACCGCGACGGAAGAGCAGGCTACGGTGGTGAGCGACATCAGCGAGAACATTCACGACATCAACCGCCTGACCGGAGAAACTACGCAGATTGCAGACCAACTCATGGGGTCTAGCGGTCAATTGCAGAAGCTGTCCCAGACTCTGGATGGGTTGGTGTCACAGTTCAGGCTGCGCTGA
- a CDS encoding MBL fold metallo-hydrolase, giving the protein MAVITPRPAATLILCRDRPGGPAPSTDDPGGIEVLLVQRTHQAVFMPGVFVFPGGAVDPGDDAHDLHLHVSGLAAAEANGLLEVEGGGLGYLTAAVRECFEEAGILLGRDLRRTQPRANGCAYLSHESHALAAQCQALREQMLAGAVTMPELCKRLSICLPLDQIAYLSRWITPPGPPRRFDTRFFVAKAPVDQRASHDGHETIDHLWIGPGDAIERNQRGDLSLGLPTRASLEALAGFATTDELMNHLHRARSGVRTDLGPQRSRSRPATGRQGQQIIDPSHPAYAEVEKLDPGRQGIAQCEILPGCMTMMSPTIGRITAPNPGIMTGPGTNSYIIGRGRDRAVIDPGPAIDAHLEAILAAVGSQGGQLRWILVTHTHRDHSPGAARLKAATGATVLGMEAPADDYQDPSFTPDATLAHGERIDGDDFSLKAIHTPGHASNHICYLHEQDGVLFSGDHIMQGSTVVVNPPDGDMAAYMASLRDLKRENALYIAPGHGFLMDQPNRVIDRLIAHRQKREDKVITALTSAAGIDEQTLVAKVYDDVPSAVHPLAQRSMLAHLYKLESEARVIRGADGWRLLKPW; this is encoded by the coding sequence ATGGCAGTGATAACCCCGCGCCCGGCCGCGACCCTGATCCTCTGCCGGGATCGCCCCGGTGGACCGGCACCGTCGACGGATGACCCGGGCGGCATCGAGGTGCTGCTGGTGCAGCGGACTCACCAGGCTGTATTTATGCCGGGCGTTTTTGTTTTTCCTGGCGGCGCGGTGGACCCCGGCGATGATGCGCATGATCTGCACCTGCACGTTTCGGGCCTGGCGGCGGCTGAGGCTAACGGATTGCTGGAGGTTGAGGGCGGCGGCCTGGGTTATTTGACGGCGGCTGTGAGGGAGTGTTTCGAGGAGGCGGGGATTCTGCTGGGACGAGACCTGCGCAGAACACAGCCGCGCGCCAACGGTTGCGCCTACCTGAGCCATGAATCCCACGCCCTGGCGGCACAGTGCCAGGCGTTAAGGGAGCAGATGCTCGCCGGCGCCGTGACGATGCCGGAACTGTGCAAGCGGCTCTCGATCTGCCTGCCATTGGACCAGATTGCGTATCTCAGTCGCTGGATAACGCCGCCGGGTCCGCCACGGCGTTTTGATACGCGCTTTTTCGTGGCCAAGGCACCGGTCGACCAGCGCGCCAGCCACGACGGCCACGAAACGATTGATCATCTCTGGATAGGTCCAGGCGACGCCATTGAGCGGAACCAGCGCGGCGACCTGTCGCTGGGCCTGCCCACCCGCGCCTCGCTGGAGGCGCTGGCCGGGTTTGCCACAACGGATGAGCTGATGAACCACCTGCATCGGGCGCGTTCAGGTGTCAGGACCGACCTTGGGCCGCAACGGAGTCGGTCGCGTCCAGCCACGGGCCGACAGGGCCAACAGATTATTGATCCGAGCCATCCCGCCTACGCGGAGGTTGAGAAGCTTGACCCCGGACGACAGGGTATCGCGCAATGCGAGATTCTGCCGGGTTGCATGACGATGATGTCGCCCACCATAGGTCGTATCACCGCGCCAAATCCCGGCATCATGACCGGACCGGGCACCAATTCCTATATCATCGGCCGGGGCCGGGACCGGGCTGTGATCGACCCCGGCCCCGCGATCGACGCCCACCTCGAAGCCATTCTGGCCGCGGTGGGGTCGCAGGGCGGACAGCTGCGCTGGATTCTTGTGACCCATACCCATCGTGATCATTCCCCCGGCGCGGCCCGGCTCAAGGCAGCTACTGGCGCGACTGTGCTGGGAATGGAAGCGCCAGCGGACGACTATCAGGACCCAAGCTTTACGCCAGACGCTACGCTGGCGCACGGCGAACGTATCGACGGCGACGATTTCAGCCTGAAGGCGATACACACGCCGGGGCATGCCTCCAACCACATCTGCTACCTGCATGAGCAGGACGGTGTGCTCTTCTCCGGCGACCACATCATGCAGGGCTCGACCGTAGTGGTTAACCCACCGGACGGCGACATGGCGGCCTATATGGCATCACTCCGGGATCTGAAGCGGGAAAATGCCCTCTACATTGCACCGGGACACGGCTTTCTCATGGATCAGCCCAACCGCGTGATCGACCGCCTCATCGCTCACCGTCAGAAGCGGGAGGACAAAGTGATCACAGCATTGACGTCGGCAGCTGGTATCGATGAGCAAACTCTGGTGGCGAAGGTCTACGACGACGTTCCCAGTGCTGTTCATCCGCTGGCCCAACGTTCGATGTTGGCGCATCTCTATAAACTGGAAAGCGAAGCCCGGGTGATCCGCGGAGCGGATGGCTGGAGACTGCTAAAACCCTGGTAG
- a CDS encoding ABC transporter ATP-binding protein, whose translation MSTRTALKLQDVRKNFGRAEIIRGVDLEIQENERHVVIGPNGAGKSTLFNLISGRLQVSGGTIELFGETISNLPPHRVNRKGLSRSFQVTNLFQNMTVIQNLRCSLLWAAGHKYAFWKSVLSQKALTARAEELMEQLNLQHRADVPASLLTYAEQRALEIGATIASGAKVILLDEPTAGMSRHEADAVVNLIQTITADCTLVLVEHDLGVVFELADRISVLVYGEVIATGSPEAIRANAAVQEAYLGTEVH comes from the coding sequence ATGAGCACTCGCACGGCGCTGAAACTGCAAGACGTGAGAAAGAACTTCGGCCGCGCGGAGATCATTCGGGGTGTCGACCTGGAGATCCAGGAAAACGAGCGTCACGTGGTCATCGGGCCGAATGGCGCTGGCAAGTCCACCCTGTTCAACCTGATCAGCGGACGATTGCAGGTTTCCGGCGGCACCATCGAACTGTTCGGCGAAACCATCAGCAACCTCCCGCCCCACCGGGTCAACCGCAAAGGCCTCAGCCGCAGCTTTCAGGTGACCAACCTGTTCCAGAACATGACAGTCATACAGAACCTGCGCTGCTCCCTGCTCTGGGCGGCGGGACACAAGTACGCTTTCTGGAAGAGTGTGCTGTCCCAGAAGGCCCTCACTGCCCGGGCCGAAGAACTGATGGAGCAACTTAACCTGCAGCACCGGGCCGATGTGCCGGCGTCGCTGCTCACCTACGCCGAACAACGGGCCCTGGAAATCGGTGCAACCATTGCATCTGGCGCCAAAGTTATTCTGCTGGACGAGCCTACCGCCGGCATGAGCCGGCACGAAGCCGACGCCGTGGTGAACCTCATCCAGACAATCACCGCCGACTGCACGCTGGTGCTGGTTGAACATGACCTGGGCGTTGTTTTCGAGCTGGCAGACCGGATCTCGGTACTGGTCTATGGCGAGGTCATCGCGACCGGTTCCCCCGAAGCGATCCGCGCCAATGCCGCGGTCCAGGAAGCCTATCTCGGCACGGAGGTGCACTGA
- a CDS encoding MFS transporter, with translation MRLALIIGSLGSFFNLYQLQALYPQLADRFGTTATEAGWLNMAALLGMMLTAPVTGAATKHANPKAVLVLGFLALAALNSVIAFTTSQPLLLALRIGQGIVIPFLLTATMNLVSTKPGSLVSLYVVGTIGGSTLSRLYPAWAADALGWEQAFTSSAALMVASAVAIGLLPAYGQPEPAAQGEQRSSSFTYARRALADGSLRVAYLAGFALLFTQSAVFTALGIRLAAAPYSWNSSQIGMVYLACLPALFFVLSAGWLRRYVGEAAIAGSLIVLVWVGLGIVGGTGTSVIVGVALFAVGTYMFQTVTTSLLSRSRLVPAGVATGFYLSFYYLGGAMGASLGAYAFEAWDWGGVIGCVAVSQALVLCLVLRGRRRSAA, from the coding sequence ATGCGCTTAGCCTTGATCATTGGGTCGCTCGGCTCTTTCTTTAATCTCTACCAGCTGCAGGCACTCTATCCGCAGCTAGCTGATCGGTTCGGGACCACCGCGACCGAGGCAGGTTGGTTGAATATGGCCGCCCTGCTGGGAATGATGTTGACCGCACCGGTCACCGGTGCGGCAACGAAGCATGCCAACCCGAAAGCCGTTCTGGTTCTGGGTTTCCTTGCCCTGGCCGCGCTTAACTCTGTGATCGCTTTTACCACAAGCCAACCTCTGCTTCTGGCGCTTCGTATTGGCCAGGGCATTGTGATTCCCTTCCTTTTAACCGCGACGATGAACCTGGTTTCAACGAAGCCCGGCAGCCTGGTGTCGCTCTATGTGGTTGGGACAATCGGCGGCAGCACCCTCAGCCGGCTTTACCCTGCCTGGGCGGCTGACGCCCTTGGCTGGGAGCAGGCATTCACCAGCTCGGCGGCGTTGATGGTCGCTTCTGCGGTAGCCATTGGCCTGCTGCCAGCATACGGGCAGCCTGAACCTGCCGCCCAAGGTGAACAGCGCAGCTCCTCTTTTACCTATGCCAGGCGGGCGCTGGCTGACGGCAGCCTGCGCGTTGCCTATCTGGCAGGGTTTGCGTTGCTGTTTACCCAGAGCGCGGTCTTTACCGCGCTTGGCATCCGGCTCGCCGCGGCGCCTTATTCCTGGAATTCGAGTCAGATCGGCATGGTCTACCTGGCGTGTTTGCCAGCGCTCTTTTTCGTGCTTTCCGCCGGTTGGTTGAGGCGCTACGTGGGTGAAGCCGCAATCGCAGGATCGCTCATCGTATTGGTCTGGGTCGGGTTGGGTATTGTCGGCGGCACAGGCACATCGGTCATTGTCGGTGTGGCACTGTTCGCGGTGGGCACCTACATGTTCCAGACTGTGACGACATCCTTGCTGAGTCGTTCGCGCCTCGTACCCGCGGGTGTCGCGACTGGGTTCTATCTCTCTTTTTACTATCTCGGCGGGGCGATGGGCGCCAGCCTTGGCGCGTATGCGTTTGAAGCATGGGACTGGGGTGGCGTTATCGGCTGCGTAGCGGTCAGTCAGGCGCTGGTTCTCTGCCTTGTTCTACGAGGTCGGCGCAGGTCCGCCGCCTAA
- a CDS encoding exodeoxyribonuclease III, giving the protein MRVVSISVNGLEKAIADGFFKWLAKQDADVVCVQDHRAKAADFDDPRFIPEGYEAYFIDAENPADGGVGVYTRQFPKAIMYGFAYEPADREGRYIQADFDDVSVASVLVPSALEAPERQADKDAFMEAFMQHLQKTVRKRRQYIICGNFQTVHLVTDASPRYHKLEVSGFLPHERDWMDEIFETLGYTDAFRYINKEGNQYTWWPSVLSGSRRHAGWRTDYQILTPGIRKTIENAYIDPDTRFCDHAPVVVDYDIGN; this is encoded by the coding sequence ATGCGGGTAGTAAGCATCAGCGTCAACGGCCTTGAAAAAGCCATCGCCGACGGCTTCTTCAAGTGGCTTGCCAAACAGGATGCCGATGTCGTTTGCGTTCAGGACCATCGCGCCAAAGCCGCAGATTTCGACGATCCGCGCTTCATTCCTGAAGGTTACGAGGCCTATTTTATTGATGCTGAAAACCCGGCGGACGGCGGCGTTGGTGTTTACACGCGCCAATTCCCCAAAGCTATCATGTACGGTTTCGCCTACGAGCCCGCTGATCGGGAGGGGCGCTACATCCAGGCCGACTTCGACGATGTCAGTGTAGCGTCAGTACTGGTGCCCTCTGCCCTGGAGGCACCCGAGCGCCAGGCCGACAAAGATGCCTTCATGGAAGCCTTCATGCAGCATCTGCAGAAGACCGTCAGAAAACGCCGCCAGTACATCATCTGCGGCAACTTCCAGACCGTTCATCTCGTCACCGATGCCAGCCCGCGCTATCACAAGCTGGAAGTGTCCGGCTTTCTGCCCCACGAGCGCGACTGGATGGACGAGATCTTCGAGACCCTCGGCTACACCGATGCCTTTCGATACATTAACAAAGAGGGCAACCAGTACACCTGGTGGCCTTCGGTGCTGTCAGGCTCCCGCCGACATGCCGGCTGGCGAACTGACTACCAGATTCTGACGCCGGGAATCCGCAAGACGATCGAAAACGCCTATATCGATCCCGATACGCGCTTCTGCGACCACGCGCCGGTTGTGGTTGATTACGATATCGGGAACTGA